From the genome of Ardenticatenales bacterium:
GCCCAGACGCGCTTGCACTTTGCCCAAAATCGCTTACACTCATCTTCTGGCAAACTGGCGATGCAATGCGCATCTAATTTCATCGCCAGTCCTAAGCCGGATTGGTCCAATCTCCAGAGAGCACTGGTCGTTACCTGGAAAGCACCCTACAACATCCAAGAAGATTCACAATTAGTCGCGGAGCGTGCATGACCACTTTAGCACCCACCCCTACCGTAACGGACGTTATTGGTATCCGGTTCCAAAAACTGGGCAAGTTGTACCATTTCGGCCTGACCCCGGAGCAAATCGAAGACATCAAGCCCGGTGATTATGTCGTCGTGGAAACAAAACGAGGCCGCCAACTGGGCCAGGTAATCGCCTTCGTCCCCCCGGAGCAGGTCAACCGCCGCCGCGCCCTGCGCAACATCGAACGCCGCGCCACGCCCCGCGACCTGGTTTTGCAGCAGGTATGGGAAGCGCGCGAACTGGATGCCCTGATCACCTGCCGCGAGAAGGCATATGAGCTAGGTTTGCAGGATACGCGCTTTATCAAAGCGACCTACAGTTTCGATGGCTCCTGGATCACCTACTACTACACGACGGAAAACAAGAATCTGGACATCCGCACGCTACGTTCGACACTGGGCCGGCATTTACGCACGCGCGTCGAGATGCAGATCATCGGTCCCCGCGACGTCGCCAAGATGCTCGGCGGCTTTGGGGCCTGCGGCCAGCCGCGCTGCTGTTCCACCTTCCTCACCGACTTCAGCCCTGTTTCCATCCGCATGGCGAAGGCGCAAGGCGTTTCCCTTAGCCCGCAAGAGATCACGGGCATGTGTGGGCGGCTGCGCTGCTGCCTTGTGTATGAGTATGAGCAGTACGTGGAAGCGAAAAAAGGGCTGCCCAAGAAAGGCAAGCGCGTGCGCACCCCGCATGGGGATGGGGTGGTCAAAGACGTGCTGCCGCTGAAGGAGATGGTGCGCGTAGACGTTGATGGCGAGTGGTTCGACGTGGCGCGCCACGAATTGGAGCCGTTGGACGAATTGGAAGCCCTGGAGCGCAAGGCGGAAGCGGGTTGTTCTCGGCACGAGGGCGGCGAATGCGACTGCGGCGCGCGCAAGCCGACGGATGATGCTGATGAATCGTGACGCCGCCTGGAGCCTGGTTTGCGAATTTGTGCAAGATGAGGGGCTGCGCCGCCATATGCTGGCGGTAGCTGCCGGCATGAAGTGGTACGCTCGTCATCTGGGCCATGATCCCGCGTATTGGGAAACGATTGGCCTCCTGCACGATTTTGACTGGGAAATTCACCCTGATCTGGACCAACATCCCACCGCCGGTGCGCCCATTTTGCGCCAGCGCGGCGTGGATGAGGACACTATCCGCACCATTCTCTCCCACTACACCGAGGGAACCGGCGTAGAACGGGCGCAACCGATTGATTTTGCGCTGCTGGCCTGCGACGAAATCACCGGCCTGATCATTGCCGCCACGCTCGTGCGCCCGTCGAAGGACGTGCGCGACGTAGCCCTTAGCTCCGTCCGCAAAAAGTGGAAAGACCGTCGTTTTGCCGCCGGTGTGGATCGGGAGCACGTGACTGAGGTGACGGCGGATTTCAGCCGCGTTTGCTTCGATGGTCGGCTGGACCTGTGGACGCACGTCGGCAATGTGCTGGTGGCGATGCAGGAGGATGCCGCCATATTGGAGCTGGACGGTCGCCTGGCGACTGGCGGCTAAGCGGAAAGGGGCCTGGCAGAGGGATGAGCGTGCGTGACCCGTGGTCGAAGCAACCTGGCGCGAAGGCGGTGGTGGGGGAGGCTGTTTTGGCGCAGTTGATGCCGGCATTATCCTACGCCGATCTCCGGGTGCAATGGGGCGTCGCCCGCGCCCGCGCCGGCGGCATCGATCCCCACGACGAATTTCGCGGCCTCTACGTCTCCGACGCCCACGTCGATGTCCTGCTGGGGCAGGGATTGGGCAACAACGCCCTCTCCCCCGCGCCGGTGGGGGAAGGGTGGGCGGCAAAACTGGCCGCCGCGCGTCGTGCCTGGCTGGCGCAAATGGGGGATGGGCGGCTGGCCGCGCTCTGGCACCGTTTCCAACTGAGCGACATGGAAATGGATGCCCTGTTGCTGGCGCTGCTTCCGGAACTGGACCCGCGTTTCGAGCGCATTTTTGCCTACCTGCAAGACGACATCACGAAAAAACGTCCCACGGTTGACCTGCTGCTCAACCTGCTCAGCGACGATTTCTCCGAAAAGCTGCGCCTGCAAGAGATGTTCCGCGATGAGGGCCGTCTGGTGGCTTCTCGCCTGGCGCTGCGTTTTCGCGATGGTCCGGTGGCGCAGCCCACGCTGTTGAGCCATTTTGTGCGCCCCGCGCCCCAGGTGGTGGCTTATTTGTTGGGGCATGATGGGTTGGACAGCCAGTTGCATGTGTTTGGGCGGTTTTGGTCGGTGGCGGAAATGCCGGCATCCGCCCAACTCCCCGCCGCCATGCACGCCCCCCTCGCCGCCGCCGCCCACGCCGCGCCGCCGCCGCTACTCGCCTTCGTGGGCGGCTATGGCGTCGGCAAAGAAGCCGCCGCCTGTTTCGTCGCCCGCGCCGCGCAAACCCCCCTGATCCGCCTTGACCTGGCGGCAGCCGACTTTCCCCTGGCCGATTTTCTCCCCCTGGTCCTGCGCGACGGGCGGCTGCTGGGCGCATCTCTCTACTTCTCCGGTTGGGACAGCGTCCTCGAAGACGGGGACCTGCCGCCGCGCCTGCTGCAAACGCTGCTGGCCTACCCCGGCCTCGTCATGGTCGGCGGCGAACAGACGTGGCAGCCACGTGACAAACGTCACCCGCGCCCCGTCCACACCGTCCCCTTTCCCCGCCCCGCCTACGCCGAGCGCGTTAGCCTCTGGCGCGACGCGCTGGACGGTAGTGGCATTGATGTAGCCCCCGTGGCCAATCACTTCCAGTTTACGCCAGGGCAAATCCGCGACGCCGCGGCCACCGCCCGCGATCTGGCCCGTTGGGAGCAGAAGCCACTAAGCCTGTCGCACCTTTTCACCGCCAGCCGCACCCATTCCAATCAGAAGCTGACGGCCCTGGCGACGAAGATTGAGCCGCGCCACCGGTGGGAGGACATCATCCTCCCTGCCGACACGCTGCGCCAACTGCGGGAAATGGTGAACATGGTGCGCTATCGCCCGCTGGTCTACGGTCAATGGCGGTTTGGCGAAAAGATGTCGCTGGGCAAAGGGCTGAATGCGCTGTTCGCGGGGGAGTCCGGCACGGGCAAGACGATGGCCGCGGACATCATGGCGCATGAGTTGGGGCTGGACCTGTACAAGATTAATCTGTCCACGGTGGTGAGCAAGTACATCGGTGAGACGGAGAAGAATCTGAGCCGCATTTTCCTTGAGGCGGAGACAAGTAATGCGGTGCTGTTTTTTGACGAGGCGGACGCGCTGTTTGGCAAGCGTTCGGAGGTGAAGGATAGCCACGACCGGTACGCGAATATCGAGATTAGCTATTTGTTGCAGCGGATGGAGGCATTTGCCGGCATTGTCATCCTGGCCACCAATTTGCGCGCCAACCTGGACGACGCCTTCACCCGCCGCCTGCACTTCATCGTCGAATTCCCCTTCCCCGAAGCCCCCGACCGCGAGAAAATCTGGCGCGTCAACACCCCGCCGGACCTGCCGCTGGCCGCCGACGTGGACTACACCCTGCTGGCCGAGCGTTTTCGCATTGCCGGCGGCAACATCCGCAACATTCTGCTGGCCGGCGCATTCCTGGCGGCGGAAGCCGGGCAGTCCGTGGGCATGGCTCATTTGCTGCACGCGGCGCGGCGCGAATACCAGAAAATGGGGCGGCTGATCAACGAGGTGCTGTTTGCGCCGCCGCCGCCCGACGCTTGAGCGTCGAGAATTGCCGCGTGCCGCAGAATGATGTACATTATGTCTGCCGTACCCTAATCCATCTGAACAACCCCCGGTTTCTTCTCTCTTGAAATCACCGGCAAATCCCAGAAACCAGGTTTTTTACCGCCCAAACCCCGGTTTCTTCTCTCTCGAAATCACGCGCAAAGCCCAGACCCCGGTTTTTTTTATTGAAGGAGAGTAACTACCAGGCCAGATCGAACCAATTTTCTCTGGTGAAATTGGTCCAATCTCCAGAGAGCGTTTGTAGTTACGAAGGAGATAGCATGTCCACTGAACGTGTCTTAGCGCCAAAAACTGGATTGCACCCCCGGCGGCAGATGGATGAATCCTCCACGCACCAGTCTGGGCCGCTGCCGACTCCTGAGCGGCTTGCCGGTCCGCTCACGCCCGATACCGTGTTCCAACTGCATCAGACGATTGGCAATGCCGCCGTGCAGCGCGTGCTGGCCCAGCGCAGCGGCGTGGGTCCCACCGAACTGGACGACGAGACGACGTCCGCCATCAACCGTCATCTTGGTCATGGTGCCAGTTTGGATGCCGGCATGTCTCAAAAAGCGGGCGCGGCCCTGGGCACGAACTTCGACGACGTGACCGTTCATCATGATGCCGCCGCCGACCAGTTGTCCCGCCAGCTTGGGGCCAGAGCGTTTACCGTGGGCAGCGACATTTTCTTCCGCGACGGCGAATACAGCCCGGCCAGCCATGACGGGCAGCACCTCCTGGCACACGAGTTGACCCACGTGGTGCAGCAGGGGGGTGGTCCCGCCAACGTGCAGGGCAAAATGAGCGTCAACGACCCCAACGACGAGTACGAAGCGGAAGCGGACCGCATGGCCGCGCACGTCATGGATCAGCCGATGGGGAGCACTTCCCCCGCGCAGTTGCAGGAGGACGAAGAACAACTGCAACTGCAGGAAGAGGAAGAAGAACTGGTCCAAATGCAGGAAATGGAAGAAGAAGAGGAACTGGTGCAACCCTGATAGCGCCAAGATGCCGTGACGCGGCGGACCGGCCGCGGGCGCTACTTCCGCTTTGAGAAAGAGTCCCTGACAATGATTGCCGACCTGGACGAAACCCTGCGCCAACTCCTCGTGGCCGAACTGCCCGTGAAGAATGGGGAGATTGACATCAAGTTCGATCAGCCGCGCCGGGAGTGGAGCGCCAGGCTCACCAAACCAACGATTAATCTGTTCCTGTATGATGTGCGGGAGAACACCACCCTGCGGCAGCACCAGTGGGAGATGGTCAAGAATGGACGCGGCCCGGCGGGCAGTCGCAAGCGGACGCCGTTTCGCATAGACTGCCATTATATGCTGACGACGTGGGCGGCGCAGCCGGAGGACGAACACCGCTTGCTGACGCGGGCGATGCTGGTGCTGTTCCGGTTCCCGGTACTCACGGAGGACCGCCTCGTGGGGGCGATGCGGGACCAGCCGTTTGACGTGGCGGCGCAGTTGGCGGTGGCGGATAAGTTGACGAATCCCGCCGAGGTGTGGAGCGCGTTAGACAATGAAATGCGCCCCACCGTGCCCTATTTGGTGACGATTGCGTTGGACCCGTGGACGGAAGTGACTGGTCCGATTGTGCGTACCTTTACGCTGCGCACGGGGCAGACGCGGACGTTGCCCTGGCAGCAGCAGTTGGATGAGGTGGCGGCGGAGGTTTCGTATGTTGCCGGCATTGTCCACAAAAACGGCGCCCCCCAACCCGGCATCGAAATCGCCATCAAAGGAACCGGCCTCCTGGCAACCAGCGACAGCGAAGGCCGCTTCTCCCTCGGCGGCCTCCCGCCGGGAACCTACACCCTCCTCGCCTGGCCCGCCAGCGGCAAACCCAAACAGAAACAGATCATCATCCCCGCCGCCGGCGGAGATTATGACATTGAACTGTAGAGGAAAGAAGAAAACTGTAACTGCACATAAGAACCCTTCCAGCGCATCCGTCAATTCCCAAGCGAAGCCTTTATGAACGGATGCGCCCTAAGCCAGATTGGCCCCATTCTTGCTGGTGAAAGTGGTCCAATCTCCAGAGAGCGTTAGTAGTTACAAATAATTGACGGGTGAACGGCTGAACCGTTGAAGCATGCCATTGGCCGTTGAGAAATTCACCAATTCAAGGGTTAATGATTGCGACGAGCAACTTTTCACCCACCATTGATCACTTTTCAAGGAGAAACGATATGGCTGTAGGTTATGCATCACCGGGTGTGTACGTCGAAGAAGTTGATCGCGGCACAAAGCCCATTGAAAGCGCGGGCACATCCATCGCCGCCTTCATTGGCATCACGGCGGAAGCCAGCCGCAAAAGCATTGACCCGAACACGGGCGACCGCGTCCCCGTGGAATCCGTGCTGAACAAGGCTACGCTCGTCACTAACTGGACGCAGTTCGGCGACATTTTTGGCGGATTCACGGATGGGGCGTATTTGCCGGAAGCGGTGTATGGGTATTTCGCTAATGGTGGCGGCCCCTGCTACGTGACCAGCCTGCTGGCCTTGAACGAGCAGCCGGCCAAACCCACCGCCGCCAAGCCGGCCAAAGAAGGCGAGGAAGCTAAAGCCGCGCCTGCGTCTGAGTCCGCGGCAGCCGCGCTCACCGCAAACGATTACGTCGGTGATACCGCCGCGCGCACGGGCATTAGCGGGTTGGAGGCCATTGACGAGGTGAACCTGGTGCTGTGCCCAGACCTGATGGCCGGGTACGATGGCTCCAAGAAGGCCAAAGACATGATCAAAGCGGTGCAAACGGCGCTGATCACGCACTGCGAGAAGATGCGCTTCCGTTTTGCCCTGCTGGACACGCCTCCCGGCTTAAACGCGCAACAGGCCAAAGAGTGGCGCGAATTCCTCAACTTCGACACCTCGCACGCGGCGTTGTACTACCCCTGGTTGGAGATTGCCAACCTGGGCGGCGCGGGCACGAAGTTGGTGCCGCCGAGTGGTCATGTGGTGGGCATTTATGGGCGCAGTGATTCGGAGCGTGGGGTGCATAAAGTGCCGGCAAACGAAGTAGTCCGGGGCGCGGTCGGGTTAGAGATTCAACTCAGCCGCGGCGAGCAAGACGTCCTCAACCCCATTGGCATCAACTGCATTCGCGCCTTTCCCGGTCGGGGCATCCGCGTCTGGGGTGGCCGCACCCTCAGCAGCAACGGCGCCTGGCGTTACATCAACGTGCGCCGCCTCTTTAACATGGTCGGCTCCTCGTTGGATCGTGGCTTGCAGTGGGTCGTGTTCGAGCCAAACGACAGCGCCCTTTGGGCTAAAGTACGCCGCGACATCACCTCCTATTTGCGCGTGGTCTGGCGCGGCGGCGCGCTCTTTGGCGCTACCCCCGAACAGGCCTTTTATGTCAAATGCGACGAAGAACTGAACCCGCCGGAAATCCGCGACCTGGGTCAGTTGATCATTGAAGTTGGCCTTGCTCCCGTCAAGCCGGCGGAGTTCGTCATCCTGCGCATCAGCCAATGGGCCGGCGCGGACGCCGAGGCGTGATAGAGATTCGTTCCGAAATTAACAACATCTTCCCGGAAGTTGCTCGTCAGGAGCATCATTTGTGACCAAACTTCCGGGAAGGTCATTCTCAGAGGAGACAGCACGCGCCGCGTGCGCACCACCATAATTGACAACATCTTCCCGGAAGTTGCTCCTCAGGAGCATCATCTGTGACCAAACTTCCGGGAAGATCATTCTCAGAGGAGAAATCGCTATGGCAGATCGCGAAGATCCATTGGTTGGCTTTCACTGGGCCTTAGACGTACAGAACGGCAAAATCGTTGGCTATTTTACCGAATGCTCCGGCATCGGTTCTGAACATGACATCATCGAACACAAGGTCGTCACGGAAACGGGACAGGAAGTGGTGATGAAGATTCCTGGCCGCTTGAAGTGGGAAAACATCGTCCTGAAGCGGGGCATTACCAGCAACATGGACATCTGGAACTGGCGCAAGCAGGTGGAAGATGGGGATGTAGATGGCGCGCGCTGCGATGGTTCCATTGTGATGTACGACCAGTCGTTGAACGAAGTCGCCCGTTGGAATTTTGAGCGCGCCTGGCCGGTGAAGGTGACCGGACCGCAGCCCAAATCGGATAGCAACGAGATCAGCGTCGAAGAGCTGCACATCACGCACGAATATATCGCTCGCGTCAACTAGTTTTTGCGGCGCGAATGCGTACGGCGCGCGCCCAGTTGAGGGCGCGTTGCCGG
Proteins encoded in this window:
- a CDS encoding stage 0 sporulation protein, giving the protein MTTLAPTPTVTDVIGIRFQKLGKLYHFGLTPEQIEDIKPGDYVVVETKRGRQLGQVIAFVPPEQVNRRRALRNIERRATPRDLVLQQVWEARELDALITCREKAYELGLQDTRFIKATYSFDGSWITYYYTTENKNLDIRTLRSTLGRHLRTRVEMQIIGPRDVAKMLGGFGACGQPRCCSTFLTDFSPVSIRMAKAQGVSLSPQEITGMCGRLRCCLVYEYEQYVEAKKGLPKKGKRVRTPHGDGVVKDVLPLKEMVRVDVDGEWFDVARHELEPLDELEALERKAEAGCSRHEGGECDCGARKPTDDADES
- a CDS encoding HDIG domain-containing protein, giving the protein MNRDAAWSLVCEFVQDEGLRRHMLAVAAGMKWYARHLGHDPAYWETIGLLHDFDWEIHPDLDQHPTAGAPILRQRGVDEDTIRTILSHYTEGTGVERAQPIDFALLACDEITGLIIAATLVRPSKDVRDVALSSVRKKWKDRRFAAGVDREHVTEVTADFSRVCFDGRLDLWTHVGNVLVAMQEDAAILELDGRLATGG
- a CDS encoding ATP-binding protein, which translates into the protein MSVRDPWSKQPGAKAVVGEAVLAQLMPALSYADLRVQWGVARARAGGIDPHDEFRGLYVSDAHVDVLLGQGLGNNALSPAPVGEGWAAKLAAARRAWLAQMGDGRLAALWHRFQLSDMEMDALLLALLPELDPRFERIFAYLQDDITKKRPTVDLLLNLLSDDFSEKLRLQEMFRDEGRLVASRLALRFRDGPVAQPTLLSHFVRPAPQVVAYLLGHDGLDSQLHVFGRFWSVAEMPASAQLPAAMHAPLAAAAHAAPPPLLAFVGGYGVGKEAAACFVARAAQTPLIRLDLAAADFPLADFLPLVLRDGRLLGASLYFSGWDSVLEDGDLPPRLLQTLLAYPGLVMVGGEQTWQPRDKRHPRPVHTVPFPRPAYAERVSLWRDALDGSGIDVAPVANHFQFTPGQIRDAAATARDLARWEQKPLSLSHLFTASRTHSNQKLTALATKIEPRHRWEDIILPADTLRQLREMVNMVRYRPLVYGQWRFGEKMSLGKGLNALFAGESGTGKTMAADIMAHELGLDLYKINLSTVVSKYIGETEKNLSRIFLEAETSNAVLFFDEADALFGKRSEVKDSHDRYANIEISYLLQRMEAFAGIVILATNLRANLDDAFTRRLHFIVEFPFPEAPDREKIWRVNTPPDLPLAADVDYTLLAERFRIAGGNIRNILLAGAFLAAEAGQSVGMAHLLHAARREYQKMGRLINEVLFAPPPPDA
- a CDS encoding DUF4157 domain-containing protein, yielding MSTERVLAPKTGLHPRRQMDESSTHQSGPLPTPERLAGPLTPDTVFQLHQTIGNAAVQRVLAQRSGVGPTELDDETTSAINRHLGHGASLDAGMSQKAGAALGTNFDDVTVHHDAAADQLSRQLGARAFTVGSDIFFRDGEYSPASHDGQHLLAHELTHVVQQGGGPANVQGKMSVNDPNDEYEAEADRMAAHVMDQPMGSTSPAQLQEDEEQLQLQEEEEELVQMQEMEEEEELVQP
- a CDS encoding DUF4255 domain-containing protein, with protein sequence MTRRTGRGRYFRFEKESLTMIADLDETLRQLLVAELPVKNGEIDIKFDQPRREWSARLTKPTINLFLYDVRENTTLRQHQWEMVKNGRGPAGSRKRTPFRIDCHYMLTTWAAQPEDEHRLLTRAMLVLFRFPVLTEDRLVGAMRDQPFDVAAQLAVADKLTNPAEVWSALDNEMRPTVPYLVTIALDPWTEVTGPIVRTFTLRTGQTRTLPWQQQLDEVAAEVSYVAGIVHKNGAPQPGIEIAIKGTGLLATSDSEGRFSLGGLPPGTYTLLAWPASGKPKQKQIIIPAAGGDYDIEL
- a CDS encoding phage tail sheath family protein — its product is MAVGYASPGVYVEEVDRGTKPIESAGTSIAAFIGITAEASRKSIDPNTGDRVPVESVLNKATLVTNWTQFGDIFGGFTDGAYLPEAVYGYFANGGGPCYVTSLLALNEQPAKPTAAKPAKEGEEAKAAPASESAAAALTANDYVGDTAARTGISGLEAIDEVNLVLCPDLMAGYDGSKKAKDMIKAVQTALITHCEKMRFRFALLDTPPGLNAQQAKEWREFLNFDTSHAALYYPWLEIANLGGAGTKLVPPSGHVVGIYGRSDSERGVHKVPANEVVRGAVGLEIQLSRGEQDVLNPIGINCIRAFPGRGIRVWGGRTLSSNGAWRYINVRRLFNMVGSSLDRGLQWVVFEPNDSALWAKVRRDITSYLRVVWRGGALFGATPEQAFYVKCDEELNPPEIRDLGQLIIEVGLAPVKPAEFVILRISQWAGADAEA
- a CDS encoding phage tail protein, with protein sequence MVGFHWALDVQNGKIVGYFTECSGIGSEHDIIEHKVVTETGQEVVMKIPGRLKWENIVLKRGITSNMDIWNWRKQVEDGDVDGARCDGSIVMYDQSLNEVARWNFERAWPVKVTGPQPKSDSNEISVEELHITHEYIARVN